Below is a window of Desulfuromonas sp. DNA.
CTCTTGACTGCTCCTTTCCGCCAGGACGATTCGGCCGGGAATGATCGTCGCATGCTGCTGCTACTGATCGTCGGTTCGATTCCAACCGCGATCATCGGTCTGGCCGGCAAGGATTATGCGACCGCCCTGTTTCACAATATTCCGGTCGTTGCCGCCATGCTGATCGTCACCGGATCGATTCTCTTCATCAGTGAACGGCTGCGCAAAGGTGAGGGTAGCAGCAACATCGGTTACGGCGATGCGATCATTGCCGGTATTGCCCAGGGACTGGCAATCATTCCCGGCATCTCGCGTTCCGGCTCGACCATAGCCAGCCTGTTGCTACGCGGCATCGACGGCGAGAGCGCCGCCCGTTTCTCCTTTCTGCTGGCAATGCCGGCAATCTTCGGTGCAACCCTGCTCTCACTTGACGACATTCAAAAGGTTTCCCCGGCGGAGATGACCAGCTACATTGCCGGAACCGGTGCGGCCCTGATGATCGGCCTCTTGTCAATCCATTTTCTTTTAGCGATAATACGACGCAAACGACTCTACTATTTTGCAATATACTGCTGGGTGGCCGGGGCACTTTTCATGACCCTCTCCCTGACCTGATAGGGAATTCATGAGCAAACAAGAAAAAAAACCGCTATTTCGGGAACATCTCAAGAAAGAGATTATCGGTCTTATCTGGCTGGCGATCGGCGCCTACCTGTTGCTCTGCCTGCTGACCTTCAACAGCGCCGACCCGTCGTTCAATAACAACCTCCATCCGGACAGAATTTCCAACTTCGGAGGCGTTATCGGATCACACATGACAGATCTGCTCTACCAGGGCTTCGGCATTCCGATTCTGCTTGTCCCCTGTGCCTTTCTTCTGTTCGCCTGGAAACTGCTCAAGTTTCGCGACCTGCATGTCAAACCGTACAAGGTCGGCGCCTTTCTGTTGCTGATCCTTTCTCTCGACGGGCTGTTCGCCCTGCATATCAGCGCTTTCAATTTCCTCGGCGAAACAATCCACCGTCCGGGTGGCGCCGTCGGCGCAATCCTTGGCGGAGCCCTCGAAAAATACCTCAACACCTCCGGCGCCACCATCTTTCTGCTCGTATTCCTGATCGTCGCCCTGATGCTGGTTGCCCGCTTTTCGGTGGTTCTTTTCCTCGAAGGGGTTCTGGCCAGGCTCGCCGAATTTCTTGAGAAACGGCGTGAGGCTCATGAAGCACGCAAACTGCAGAAGGCGAAAGAGAAGGGACTCAGGATCGAAACGGCGCCCAAGGTAACGCCGCCGGAGAAAACGAAAAAAGTCCCACCCAAAAAACAGGAAAAAAAGAAATCGAAAAAAGATATTGAAGGCCAGGAGGCTTTTGACTTTCTTGAACCGACCGGCACCTATCACATGCCGCAACTGTCGCTACTCGATCATGAGGGTGGCGAACCGGCACCGATCGACAAGGATGCCCTGACGATGAATGCCCGTATCCTCGAGAAAAAGTTGAAGGACTTCGGGGTCGAGGGCGAAGTGGTCGAAGTCAAACCGGGACCGGTCGTCACGATGTACGAGTTTCTGCCGGCCCCGGGGGTCAAGGTCAGCAAGATCGCCGGCCTTTC
It encodes the following:
- a CDS encoding UDP-diphosphatase; this translates as MTLEQAIALGALQGATEFLPVSSSGHRAIAQSLISGFSQPGVLFDVLLHVGTMIAVAIYFWKDLRKLLTAPFRQDDSAGNDRRMLLLLIVGSIPTAIIGLAGKDYATALFHNIPVVAAMLIVTGSILFISERLRKGEGSSNIGYGDAIIAGIAQGLAIIPGISRSGSTIASLLLRGIDGESAARFSFLLAMPAIFGATLLSLDDIQKVSPAEMTSYIAGTGAALMIGLLSIHFLLAIIRRKRLYYFAIYCWVAGALFMTLSLT